The proteins below are encoded in one region of Belonocnema kinseyi isolate 2016_QV_RU_SX_M_011 chromosome 5, B_treatae_v1, whole genome shotgun sequence:
- the LOC117173272 gene encoding anaphase-promoting complex subunit 10, giving the protein MVGVSRYSRVIIDGDKDPVQEELAGRVREMGNQAIWSLSSCKPGFGVDQLRDDITETYWQSDGQLPHLVNIQFRRKTTIRDICIYTDYKLDESYTPSRISVRAGTNFNDLQEVEVMDLNEPSGWVVIPIKDINERPIRTFMLQIAVISNHQNGRDTHMRQIKVHSPAIDIVGPPAFYLPGEFLTNEFQQYATIR; this is encoded by the exons GAGATAAGGATCCCGTTCAAGAAGAGTTAGCAGGCAGAGTTCGAGAAATGGGAAATCAGGCAATCTGGAGTTTATCCAGCTGCAAACCGGGTTTTGGAGTGGACCAACTGCGGGATGATATTACTGAAACTTATTGGCAATCGGATGGACAATTACCTCATCTTGTAAACATTCAGTTTAGGAGAAAAACTACTATTCGCGACATATGTATTTATACAGATTACAAACTCGATGAAAGCTACACTCCCAGTAG gataAGTGTCAGAGCTGGAACAAATTTTAATGACCTTCAGGAAGTTGAAGTTATGGATCTTAATGAACCAAGTGGTTGGGTTGTTATTCCAATTAAGGATATAAACGAGCGTCCAATTAGGACATTTATGCTTCAAATAGCTGTGATAAGCAACCACCAAAATGGAAGGGATACGCACATGCGACAAATCAAAGTGCACAGCCCTGCAATCGATATTGTGGGTCCGCCTGCATTCTATTTACCTGGAGAGTTTCTCACTAATGAATTTCAACAATACGCAACCATCAGATGA